CTTTTTGTTAGGATGTTTTAATTATCACCGTGATGTTAGTTGCTGTTACGGTGTTTTGATTGTCATCAGTCGGCTATCACAGTCGGCTATTATTTGCTTTATTTATGCGTTAGTTAAATTCGGAGGATTTTTCGTGGTTTATTGTGTCAAGCTAAAAAAAGAAGGGGAAGGGCTTTCTCGTCCACCAATACCGGGTGAGTTAGGTAAAAGGATTCAAGAAAATATTTCGCAAGAAGCGTGGACAATGTGGTTAGGGCAGCAAACGATATTGATTAATGAATATCGCTTGAATCCAATCGACCCACAGGCAAGGCAGTTCCTCGAAGAGCAAATGCAGACTTATTTATTCGAAGATTAGTTTTGTCGCTTGAGTTTGTCGGTTGGTTTTGTAGGTTAGTATCAATAATTTTAGACTTTTTTAGAAAATTGGCTTGACGAATGCTAGAAACCAGTGTTTAATACGCCATCCTATGGCCAAGTAGCTCAGTTGGTAGAGCAGCGGATTGAAAATCCGCGTGTCGGTGGTTCGATTCCGCCCTTGGCCACCATTTGATAGATATAATAGTTTGAGGTTTTCATCATGTCGAGAGTGTGTCAGGTTACCGGTAAACGACCGATTACAGGCAATAATGTTTCGCATGCCAAGAACAGAACAAAGCGTCGCTTTTTGCCTAATTTACAAACCCATCGGTTTTGGGTTGAGAGCGAGAATCAATACATATCAATGCGCGTTTCAACCAAAGGAATGCGAATCATCGATAAGAAAGGCATTGATGCGGTGTTAAAAGATGTTCGCGCGCGCGGCTTAAAAGTATAGGAGTCTTTGATGGCAAAAAAAATTCGTGAAAAAATCCGCTTAGTTTCAAGTGAAGGCACGGGACATTTTTATACAACTGATAAAAATAAGCGTAATATGCCAGAGAAATTCTCGATCAAAAAGTTTGATCCTGTCGCTAGAAAGCATGTGATTTATAAAGAAGCTAAAATTAAATAGCAACCTAAAGTAGCACGTTAATGCATACGTGTTAATACAGCATCCCATCGCAACCTATCGCGACTAAAAAAGCCGATTTTCTCGGCTTTTTTTATATCAAAAATCGGTGCGTCCTTGTGCGTTTTGTTTTTCAATTGTATCGTCTTTCTTCGTAAAAACGATTATAATGCACGCATGCATAACGAAATCGTGCTTGAAAACATACACTATGAACAAGCTGGGCATTCGTTGCTTAGCGAAATTTCATTGACCGTCAAACAAAATGAAGTCATGGCTTTGCTAGGCACGAATGGTGCGGGTAAATCCACACTGCTTCGCATCTGTGCAGGTCTATTAGTGCCAACTACAGGTAAACTATATCGCGCCCATGAAAATCTGGGCCAAGCGATAGGGTATGTGCCTGAAATTCCACCGCTATTGCCGCAATGGACGGTGAAAAGCTTCCTTGAGTATGCGTGTCGTCAACGGGGTATTCGTGGGGCAGCAATGACGGCTGCCATACAGCGGGTCACGGATGACTGTGAATTATCGGCCGTGTTTAAAAAACGTATCGCGACGCTTTCTAAGGGCAACCAGCAGCGGGTTGCTATTGCGCAGGCGCTACTACATCAGCCTAAATTACTATTGTTAGATGAGCCGACAGCTGGCTTGGACCCTTGTCAAATCAATCATTTTCGTGCGCTGATAGCGCGCATTCAGCCCCATGCCACGATTATATTGTCGTCGCATATTATGCAAGAAGTGATTAGCTTGTGTGATCGGGTTGCGATATTGCATCGAGGTCAATTGGTTGAGCTGTTAGATATTAACGCGCAGGCCAATGTGTGCGTCATCCGTTTTGCGCATGAAGTCACGCATGAAGTACATCAAACGCAAGCGCTACAAGCCTTTTCAAGCTGGCGCGCTAAAGTCGGTGACGATTATACGTTTGTTTTTAATCATCAGGGTGAAAAGGATGCGTTATTGGCTTTTTGTCTGCAAAAACAGTGGTCAATAGATAAGGTATTAGACGCTTCGCAGTTGTTAGAGCAGCAATTTTTGCAAGCCGTTGGCTTTGATGTTGAGGGTCAGCTACCTAACGGACAGCTACCTAGCGGACAGCTACCTAGCGAACAACTACCTAGCGAGCAACAACCTAATGCGCATCCAATGCTGCCGAACAATGACGGGGTGCAAAATGTTTGATTATCGTGTATTCGCTCAGGTTTTATGGCGAGATAGCGTGGCGTTATTCCTACGCTGGGGATTTTGGCTGTTATTGGCGGTGTGGGTGTTTTTAACGGCATTTATGTATTTTGCTTATTTGGATGATTTTATTGCTATTCAGCCCCAGCTGCGGGCTAAAAACAGCCCCTATGGCGTGACAGATATTGTGATTATTCCGTATATTAAGACCTTGGGTTTGCTCGGTATTTTAATATTGACTGCCTTGGTCTCGCGTGCGTTTTACGAAGAGTTATGGGCACCGTTTGGTGCTTATTTTCGCGCGTTGCACCTGCCTGTCACGGGTATTGTTGCTGCCAAGAGTGTGCAGTTATTCTGGATAGTTGCCATCATTGTATGGGTGATTGCGCTACCGATTTTGGTTAGTGGGTTGTTTTTCACCTATGACATGCGGCGTGTTTTGTTGGTATTATTGGCGCTCAGTGGCTTGTTATGGGTGATTGGGTTGTTAACAATTTGGCTATCTCAGCTGCTTTCGCATAGTGTTTTGGTGGTGCTAGTTGCGGTGAGTTGTTTGACAATGACGGAATTAGCCGTCAGGCTAGTTACTAGCCCTGAGTGGTTGCTTCCTATTTTGGCGTTTTTTTCGCCAATAGCACACTTTAATCAAATGGCAAACGGTGTTATGATGCGAAGCAGTATCGTTTTTTTAATGGTGTTTACTTTGCTGATGTGGGTGCTTATTCACCGTTGCTTTTCAAACCGTTATTTATTTGTTCGTTAATGACTAGTTGGTTAACGGGTGTGCGTTAACCGAGCGTCACTAAAACTAACCCAAACTAAGGCAACCAAACTAAGGCAACCAAATTAAGCCAAATTTAAATCCACACCCACTCCCGAACTGATACCCGAACTAACACTAACTAGAGGAACTATGGAATTTTTGACTGCGTATTTTTTATTTGTTGCAAAAGGCGTTACTTTGCTTGTATTTTTGCTATTGGGGTTATTGCTTGTCGTTGCCATTGTCTCGCGCGGTAAAAAGCAAGACAAAGACGATCGCGAAGCCCTAGAAGTAACCTATCTAAATAGTGAGTTATTTGACGATAAATTACAACTCCAAGCCGATTTATTGGATAAAGCAGAAAGAAAGCAAATTAAAAAATCACCAATCAAACCCGATAAGTCAAAATCCAGATTATTTGTGATTGATTTTGATGGCGATATTTATGCGTCCGAGACATCAGGTCTGCGCCGACAAATCACGGCGATATTGCAAGCGGCGGACAAAGACAAAGACAAAGTATTGCTTTGTTTAGAGAGTCCTGGCGGTGTGGTGCATGGGTATGGGTTGGCGGCTTCGCAGCTCAGTCGGCTAAGAGCAGCTGGGATTCCACTGGTGGTGGCGGTTGATAAAGTGGCAGCAAGCGGTGGATACATGATGGCTTGCGTGGCAGATGAAATCGTTGCTGCGCCGTTTGCGGTATTGGGCTCGATTGGTGTGGTTGCGCAAGTGCCCAATATCCATCGCCTACTCAAAGAAAACAAAGTCGATGTCGAGCTACACACAGCAGGTAAATACAAACGCACATTGACGCTACTCGGTGAGAATACTGACGAGGGGCGAGAAAAATTCTTAGCGGAGTTGGAATTAACCCACGATCTATTTAAATCACACATTCATAAGTTTCGCCCGCAAATTGATATCGATACGGTGGCTACTGGTGAGACGTGGTATGGACAGCAAGCGATTGAAAATCAATTGGCGGATAAACTAATGACCAGCGATGATTATATTTTATCAGCCGCCCAAGAAATGGATATTTATCAGCTGAGTATTTCACATAAACAAGGGTTTATTGAAAAGCTCAAAGAGCAGTTTATGCACAAACAAAAAGCACAAATCAGTGATCGGTATTTTATGTAATGAGGTGATGGGTTGTCGGAGTTTGAAAAGCTAGTTGGTAAGGTAAAACGCATAAAGACGGACAAAAATCCAGAATTTACAGCGCCCAAAAAACCAACACCAGCGAAACCAACCAAGTTGCCTAGGCAGTCTGGGCAGCATTCTGAGCAGCAATCCACTGAGGATTTTGATTTTGCCCCAGTGTCGATGGCGTCTTGCGATATTGGCGTAGAGGATTTTATTGAATACCGTCGAGAAGGCATCCAACACGCACTGATGAAAAAGCTGTCCCAAGGTCAGTTGCCCGTCGTGGAGACCATCGATTTGCATGGTATGACGACCGAAGCCGCCGAGCGTTATTTGCATGAAACCATCATAATGCTGACATTTCCTTACCAGACCTGTATCAAAGTCATTCATGGCAAAGGTTATCATTCAGACCGCCATTCAGATTATCACTCGGGGCACGCTGCAGCTCAGGCTGTCACTGATAATCCGTGGGATGGTCCCGCGCCAATACTTAAAAATTTCACCGCACGTTATCTGTCGGCACACCCTCGCGTGCTTGCTTTTGTGAGTTGCCCTCGAAACAAAGGCGGAACAGGTGCGGTGTATGTGCTAATCGCCCGCGCTAACCGCAGTTAATGCGCCTAAGACGATACTTGATATCGTGGTGTAAATTGGATCAGATTGTTGGGTTGCTTCTGCCATGTTCTATGCCAAAGAGTATAGTGATAATTAATGAGCCTACAACTTATTTTCTTTCAACATCCAAGTCAGTTTCTAAGTTACCATTTAACACAACCCAACTCGTTTTCCTTTTAAGCCCCGTTTTTCAAACCTAACCTGATGTTTTTCTTCTAATTATTTTATTCGTATATCTTGTAATTTCCCAAGTTCAGTGGCTTTTTTCCCACCAGACCAACTATTATCCCATGGAAAGTCTTTTCTTTCATTAAGATATCCAATCATATCCATTGACTGCCATTCGTTTCTGAATTGCAATAAGCGGGTTTCTTCATCAGGCTGTGAGTCGCAGCCAGTAATAAGTAGTGTGCTCAATAAGGTGAGTAGCAAGTATTAGTGTTTTCATGGTTATTTTTATCCTTTGGCTGATTCAGACCGTCTAATATACGGTGTTAATTCGTTAGTTTGTTAATTTTAGCTGTAATTGTTTGACGACGTCTTGATAACCATAGTCGTCAATTCCAAAAGGGACGCTCAGTTGACTTTCCCACTGTAATGGATGGTTTTTTATGTTGAAGTTGGCTAACGCCTCAGCATTGTTTAGACGTAAATTTAGGGCTAAACCTTCTAAATTGTCATAGTACCATTTTTTGTTGTCTTCAAATTCTTTTTCTAGCCGAGTATCAGTCATTTCTGTCAGCTTTAGATTTGCTAACCAATTAGCCATTCCGCGCTGGTATGACTCATCTGAGAACGCTATTTTTCCTGACGTTTCTGCAATACTAATCGCTTTGAAAAGCGGGTGATATCGATCTGCTTCGCTATATAGTTGGTCTGTCATTCTGTCGTTGTCAAACCATGTGGACTGCACTAATTGAACCATGTCAGGGTGTAATCTGACGATTTGAGTTTCTACCGAAAATTCGAATAAATCAAACCAATCAATGGCAGCTGTAAATGAAGCTTCTCGATTTTCTGGATTATAATTAAATGATAATGCTGCATTCCCTTGTGCTTGGCTATAGCCGAAGTAGGCATGTCGCCATAGGAAATCCTCTAGGTTTAACTGTTGTATCAGTTCGTGATTGTAAATTACGCGAAAGTCAAAATGACCATTATTGATTGCCAATTTTGCCTGTGTGAGTGTGCCATCTTTGGCGTGTGTTAAATCGCTGATCGTTAAATCGCCAATGACATTAATCTGACCATCAGCAATTAATGCGAAATCCTCCAGCGTCACTTCGTTGCCGAATAAATTGGTACTGACTGAATTATATTGAAATTGATCGGATAATTCATTGAGTAAGAAATAATCTTGAACAAAGCGTTCGGTTTTTTGTTGTACTGTGTTGCTACGCCAAAATAAACCAAAAACAAGTAGTATAGCAACAAAGGCGAGACTAATCGTTAGCATTAATTTATTCTTCATTGCTAGATAACTCCTTAATTTTTTCGTTTAACGCCTGCTTTAGTTGCTCAATAATCGTTTGCTGATTTCCTAAGTCTGTGCAGAATGCCATTTCACATTGATATGCTTTAGCGGGTGTTAAGGTGACCGCTGGCTGGTTAGGCTTTTCTGTGCTCAGCACAATATTAATCCCTGCTTCATTTAATAGATACCATTGTCCTTTAATTAAGGGGCTGGTTAATTGCTTGCTTTCAATGGTATAAGGCTGTGGCCAGTCAGTTTTCATAACACCAGTGTCGACTGATTCACCAACACGAATAACTTGGTTGACAGTGACGTCATCTAGCTGACTGCCTTCTAAAATAGTCTCAGCGATTAGGCGGTTAATGCTTTTTTTGCGGTCATTCTGCCATAATGATCGACTGCTTTTATTGCCCAGCCAATCAATAGCGCTTGTGCGAATACCGCTTCTGTAAGGGTGATTCAGTTGTTCATGAACCTGAGTAAGGATATCCTCTATGCGCGTGCTGACCAGCATACGATCATTGTCAGACCATGTGTCGTATGTGCTGATGACATAAGCTTCTAATTCTTTTTTGGCGTCTTCTAATTTTGCTATTATTTGCTGCCGTGCTGCTTCGGCTTTTTTGCGTTCTATTTCTTGTCTTTCCTCTGCTTGTCTACGTTTTTTCTCTTCGGCTGCCCGCTGTAATGCCAGTTGTTTCTCTTTTTCGAAAAGTGCACGTTCTTTTTCCTTAGCTAACTCAGCTGCTTTTTCAGCGGCTGCTCTTTCTTCTTCTTTTTGGTAGATTTCTTTTATATCTGCTTCGCTAAAAACATAGGCGAGGTTTTCGTATTGCTTATCAAAATATAACTCGATTCGATAAGGCTTAAGTCTGACATTCTTTTCTGACCAGTTGAGGTCACTATAGACGCGGACATAGAGTCTTCTGTAACGATCGTGTTGTCTTGATTTTTGATAAAACTCCTCTGCTTTACTAATAGGTAATTCAATCGTGTTTATTAAGCGTGCATCTAATGTCTTTAGCTCGAGGGAACTAAAATTTCTCATATTGACATAACGACATTCGCGATGATCTCTGACGTAAAAAGAACGTGTCAAATCAATCGGAAACCCACCGCGGTCGATATCATATTTATCGAATTTTTTTCTAAATTCAATAAATAATTTTGGGCTTGGCTGCGCAAAATCAGCTTCAAAGGCAGCACGGTGTTCTTCTTCTAAACGAAGTCGGGAAAATTCATCATTGGCCTCTTTTAATTGTGGGCAGTGATATTGCCCTAAATAAGCCTCTAATACTTCGGACTCTTGTGCGTATCTCTCTTTTCTCTCTGGGTCTTGAACGTTTTTGGCATAAAATTTATAAACTTCATAAAATGATAACGGCTTGGCTTGTTCTTTGGCAGTTTCTGCTTGCGCGGTTTCTGCTTGCGTGGTTTCTGCTTGCGTGGTTTCTGCTTGCGTGGTTTCTGCTTGCGTGGTTTCTGCTTGTGTAGCTTCTGCTTGTGTAGCCTCTGCTTGTGTAGCCTCTGCTTGCGTAGCCTCTGCTTGCGTAGCCTCTGCTTGCGTAGCCTCTGCTTGCGTAGCCTCTGCTTGCGTAGCCTCTGCTTGCGTGGTTTTTGTTTGTAGGTTTAATTGCAATTGCCACGCTTCTGACTGAGAGCTAGTGCCCGTCAGAAAGGGTGTTTCGCTGATAGTATTTTGAAAACGTAATGCGGTGGTTTTTACTGTTTCGCATTCGGCTTTTAATACATGGTTAAGTTTTGCAAACAAACGACTAAATGAATCAGATTGATAGTAGTCTGTATCTCGGCCAATGAAAGTAAGTGTGACATCGGGTTTACACCAATTATCGGTCTTTGAGCTAACAAAGACCTCTACTTTATCTTTTCTGAATAAGCCAAACG
This genomic stretch from Ostreibacterium oceani harbors:
- a CDS encoding oxidative damage protection protein; protein product: MVYCVKLKKEGEGLSRPPIPGELGKRIQENISQEAWTMWLGQQTILINEYRLNPIDPQARQFLEEQMQTYLFED
- the rpmB gene encoding 50S ribosomal protein L28, with product MSRVCQVTGKRPITGNNVSHAKNRTKRRFLPNLQTHRFWVESENQYISMRVSTKGMRIIDKKGIDAVLKDVRARGLKV
- the rpmG gene encoding 50S ribosomal protein L33 — translated: MAKKIREKIRLVSSEGTGHFYTTDKNKRNMPEKFSIKKFDPVARKHVIYKEAKIK
- a CDS encoding ABC transporter ATP-binding protein, yielding MHNEIVLENIHYEQAGHSLLSEISLTVKQNEVMALLGTNGAGKSTLLRICAGLLVPTTGKLYRAHENLGQAIGYVPEIPPLLPQWTVKSFLEYACRQRGIRGAAMTAAIQRVTDDCELSAVFKKRIATLSKGNQQRVAIAQALLHQPKLLLLDEPTAGLDPCQINHFRALIARIQPHATIILSSHIMQEVISLCDRVAILHRGQLVELLDINAQANVCVIRFAHEVTHEVHQTQALQAFSSWRAKVGDDYTFVFNHQGEKDALLAFCLQKQWSIDKVLDASQLLEQQFLQAVGFDVEGQLPNGQLPSGQLPSEQLPSEQQPNAHPMLPNNDGVQNV
- the sohB gene encoding protease SohB; protein product: MEFLTAYFLFVAKGVTLLVFLLLGLLLVVAIVSRGKKQDKDDREALEVTYLNSELFDDKLQLQADLLDKAERKQIKKSPIKPDKSKSRLFVIDFDGDIYASETSGLRRQITAILQAADKDKDKVLLCLESPGGVVHGYGLAASQLSRLRAAGIPLVVAVDKVAASGGYMMACVADEIVAAPFAVLGSIGVVAQVPNIHRLLKENKVDVELHTAGKYKRTLTLLGENTDEGREKFLAELELTHDLFKSHIHKFRPQIDIDTVATGETWYGQQAIENQLADKLMTSDDYILSAAQEMDIYQLSISHKQGFIEKLKEQFMHKQKAQISDRYFM
- a CDS encoding Smr/MutS family protein, which produces MSEFEKLVGKVKRIKTDKNPEFTAPKKPTPAKPTKLPRQSGQHSEQQSTEDFDFAPVSMASCDIGVEDFIEYRREGIQHALMKKLSQGQLPVVETIDLHGMTTEAAERYLHETIIMLTFPYQTCIKVIHGKGYHSDRHSDYHSGHAAAQAVTDNPWDGPAPILKNFTARYLSAHPRVLAFVSCPRNKGGTGAVYVLIARANRS
- a CDS encoding eL24 family ribosomal protein; amino-acid sequence: MFAKLNHVLKAECETVKTTALRFQNTISETPFLTGTSSQSEAWQLQLNLQTKTTQAEATQAEATQAEATQAEATQAEATQAEATQAEATQAEATQAETTQAETTQAETTQAETTQAETAQAETAKEQAKPLSFYEVYKFYAKNVQDPERKERYAQESEVLEAYLGQYHCPQLKEANDEFSRLRLEEEHRAAFEADFAQPSPKLFIEFRKKFDKYDIDRGGFPIDLTRSFYVRDHRECRYVNMRNFSSLELKTLDARLINTIELPISKAEEFYQKSRQHDRYRRLYVRVYSDLNWSEKNVRLKPYRIELYFDKQYENLAYVFSEADIKEIYQKEEERAAAEKAAELAKEKERALFEKEKQLALQRAAEEKKRRQAEERQEIERKKAEAARQQIIAKLEDAKKELEAYVISTYDTWSDNDRMLVSTRIEDILTQVHEQLNHPYRSGIRTSAIDWLGNKSSRSLWQNDRKKSINRLIAETILEGSQLDDVTVNQVIRVGESVDTGVMKTDWPQPYTIESKQLTSPLIKGQWYLLNEAGINIVLSTEKPNQPAVTLTPAKAYQCEMAFCTDLGNQQTIIEQLKQALNEKIKELSSNEE